A single Mycolicibacterium cosmeticum DNA region contains:
- a CDS encoding DUF305 domain-containing protein, with protein MRVLVSVALLGGALLLAGCSEGSEPAPTSAGAAPVSTDAAAGSNAQDTTFGAELLQSQQQAIALAGLAEQRAANPALVALAKVIATGQQGESDTIKALMVQWSDGSGPPAAPGAPDPATLSRLESLRGPEFDTLWVQSMTGLHRGAIGLAQAEISGGRNVDAQTLAKSVLTTRQAQVQQMQQMVG; from the coding sequence GTGCGTGTTCTGGTCTCGGTAGCCCTGCTCGGGGGCGCGCTGCTGCTGGCGGGTTGCTCGGAGGGATCCGAGCCGGCGCCCACATCTGCCGGCGCGGCTCCGGTGAGCACCGACGCGGCCGCGGGCAGCAACGCGCAGGACACCACCTTCGGGGCCGAGCTGCTGCAGTCACAGCAGCAAGCCATCGCGCTGGCCGGGCTGGCCGAGCAACGCGCCGCCAACCCCGCGCTGGTCGCCCTCGCCAAGGTCATCGCCACCGGGCAGCAGGGCGAGAGCGACACCATCAAGGCGCTGATGGTGCAGTGGAGCGACGGTTCGGGCCCGCCGGCCGCGCCCGGTGCGCCGGACCCGGCCACACTGAGCCGGCTGGAGTCGCTGCGGGGGCCGGAGTTCGACACACTGTGGGTGCAGTCGATGACCGGCCTGCACCGCGGCGCGATCGGCCTGGCCCAGGCGGAGATCAGTGGCGGGCGCAACGTCGACGCGCAAACGCTGGCGAAATCGGTCCTGACCACGCGTCAGGCGCAGGTGCAACAGATGCAGCAGATGGTGGGGTGA
- the ricR gene encoding copper-sensing transcriptional repressor RicR gives MDDSNAVEHGYSPQKDNYAKRLRRIEGQVRGIARMIEDDKYCIDILTQISAVNSALQSVALGLLDEHLGHCVTQAVAEGGQEADAKLAEASAAIARLVRS, from the coding sequence ATGGACGATTCGAACGCCGTCGAGCACGGCTATTCGCCGCAGAAGGACAATTACGCCAAGCGGCTGCGGCGCATCGAAGGCCAGGTTCGCGGTATCGCCAGGATGATCGAGGACGACAAGTACTGCATCGACATCCTCACCCAGATCAGCGCCGTCAACAGTGCCCTGCAGTCCGTGGCGCTCGGCCTGCTCGACGAGCACCTGGGGCACTGTGTCACCCAGGCGGTGGCCGAGGGCGGCCAGGAGGCGGACGCCAAACTGGCCGAGGCGTCGGCGGCCATCGCCCGGCTGGTCCGGTCCTGA
- a CDS encoding L,D-transpeptidase, translating to MSQRTRRRLASAILAAGVVAGWTIGSPAAWADPEVAPDPGVVDAPPAPAPPPPPDPFAFPPPADPFAPPPPPPGDPLAPPPADPLAAPPQPFNPFAPPAVIPEGTPAGQNPLPYTGEPVFAPPSFNPTNGAIAGAAKPIYINFARPIANRQLAQDAVHISSVPPVPGRFYWTTDTQLRWRPLAFWPAGTVVNIDAGGTKSSFRVPEQLIATVDDATHTMTVTRNGKVEKTFPVSMGRPDGKHETKNGTYYVLEKFPDIVMDSSTYGVPVDSAEGYKLKVQDAVRIDNSGIFVHSAPWSVGDQGKRNVSHGCINLSPANAQWFYDNFGSGDAVVVKNSKGTYNAPDGASDWQMF from the coding sequence ATGTCGCAGCGGACGAGACGCAGACTCGCCAGCGCGATTCTCGCGGCCGGAGTGGTCGCCGGATGGACGATCGGCAGCCCGGCTGCCTGGGCCGATCCCGAGGTCGCCCCCGATCCCGGAGTGGTCGACGCGCCCCCCGCGCCGGCGCCGCCGCCACCGCCGGACCCGTTCGCCTTCCCGCCGCCGGCGGACCCGTTCGCGCCGCCGCCACCGCCACCCGGCGATCCGCTGGCCCCGCCGCCGGCCGATCCGCTGGCTGCCCCGCCGCAGCCGTTCAACCCGTTCGCCCCGCCGGCGGTCATCCCCGAGGGCACCCCGGCCGGGCAGAACCCGCTGCCGTACACCGGCGAACCGGTGTTCGCGCCGCCGTCGTTCAACCCGACCAACGGGGCGATCGCCGGTGCTGCCAAGCCGATCTACATCAACTTCGCCCGGCCGATCGCCAACCGGCAGCTGGCCCAGGACGCGGTGCACATCTCGTCGGTGCCGCCGGTGCCCGGTCGCTTCTACTGGACCACCGACACCCAGCTGCGCTGGCGCCCGCTGGCGTTCTGGCCGGCCGGCACCGTCGTCAACATCGACGCCGGGGGCACCAAGTCCAGCTTCCGGGTGCCCGAGCAGCTGATCGCGACCGTCGACGACGCCACCCACACCATGACGGTGACCCGCAACGGCAAGGTGGAGAAGACCTTCCCGGTGTCGATGGGCCGCCCCGACGGCAAGCACGAGACCAAGAACGGCACCTACTACGTGCTGGAGAAGTTCCCGGACATCGTCATGGACTCGTCCACCTACGGGGTGCCGGTAGATTCCGCCGAGGGCTACAAGCTCAAGGTGCAGGACGCCGTGCGCATCGACAACAGCGGCATCTTCGTGCACAGCGCGCCGTGGTCGGTGGGCGATCAGGGCAAGCGCAACGTCAGCCACGGCTGCATCAACCTGAGCCCGGCCAACGCCCAGTGGTTCTACGACAACTTCGGCAGCGGTGACGCCGTGGTGGTGAAGAACTCCAAGGGCACCTACAACGCGCCCGACGGGGCGTCGGACTGGCAGATGTTCTAG
- a CDS encoding M13 family metallopeptidase has translation MSSTIASGIDLTFVDAEVRPQDDLFGHVNGRWLTDYEIPADRATDGAFRTLADRAEEQVRDLITEAAESGGAGDAQRSSGPTDATRIGDLYASFMDTDTVARRGLAPLLEELAGIDAAADADALAVVLAGLQRTGVSGGTGVYVDTDSKDSTRYLLHLSQSGLGLPDESYYRDPQHAAILAAYPAHIARMLTLVYGGERSDGEGTRGERSDGEGTRGERSDGEGTRGEGDHADTAARIVALETKLAAAHWDVVKRRDADLTYNLRTFAELPGEAPGFDWSGWVGALGATPAQVVVRQPDYLTAFAALWAGEPLADWKAWLRWRVITSRASLLTDDLVAENFDFYGRTLSGTEAIRDRWKRGVALVENLMGDAVGKLYVQKHFPPAAKARMDELVANLREAYRVSITNLDWMTPETRQRALAKLDKFTPKIGYPARWRDYSALVIDRADLYGNYQRGYAVEYDRELAKLGGPVDRDEWFMTPQTVNAYYNPGMNEIVFPAAILQPPFFDAEADDAANYGGIGAVIGHEIGHGFDDQGAKYDGDGNLVDWWTDADRAEFGLRTKALIEQYEAFSPRALDAGHHVNGAFTVGENIGDLGGLSIALLAYELSLDGKEAPVIDGLTGVQRVLFGWAQVWRTKSREAEAIRRLATDPHSPPEFRCNGVVRNIDAFYDAFQVAESDELYLDPDQRVRIWN, from the coding sequence GTGAGTTCAACTATTGCTTCCGGTATCGACCTCACCTTCGTCGACGCCGAGGTCCGCCCCCAGGACGACCTGTTCGGCCACGTCAACGGGCGCTGGCTGACCGACTACGAGATTCCCGCCGACCGCGCCACCGACGGCGCCTTCCGCACCCTGGCCGACCGCGCCGAGGAGCAGGTGCGTGACCTGATCACCGAGGCCGCCGAGTCCGGCGGTGCCGGCGACGCGCAACGCAGCTCAGGCCCAACTGATGCGACCCGCATCGGTGACCTCTACGCCAGCTTCATGGACACCGACACGGTGGCCCGGCGCGGGCTGGCCCCGCTGCTCGAGGAGCTGGCGGGCATCGACGCCGCCGCCGATGCGGACGCGCTCGCGGTGGTGCTCGCCGGATTGCAGCGCACCGGCGTGAGCGGTGGTACCGGCGTCTACGTCGACACCGACTCCAAGGACTCCACGCGGTACCTGCTGCATCTGTCGCAGTCCGGGCTCGGCCTGCCCGACGAGTCCTACTACCGGGATCCGCAGCATGCCGCGATCCTGGCGGCCTACCCGGCGCACATCGCGCGGATGCTGACCCTGGTGTACGGGGGCGAGCGCAGCGACGGGGAAGGTACCAGGGGCGAGCGCAGCGACGGGGAAGGCACCAGGGGCGAGCGCAGCGACGGGGAAGGCACCAGGGGCGAGGGCGACCACGCCGACACCGCGGCCCGCATCGTGGCGCTGGAGACCAAACTGGCCGCCGCGCACTGGGATGTGGTGAAGCGCCGCGACGCGGACCTGACCTACAACCTGCGTACCTTCGCCGAATTGCCCGGCGAGGCACCGGGATTCGACTGGTCGGGCTGGGTGGGCGCGCTGGGCGCCACACCGGCCCAGGTGGTGGTGCGCCAGCCGGATTACCTGACCGCGTTCGCCGCGCTGTGGGCGGGCGAACCCCTGGCGGACTGGAAGGCCTGGCTGCGTTGGCGGGTCATCACCTCGCGGGCATCACTGCTGACCGATGACCTGGTGGCCGAGAACTTCGACTTCTACGGGCGCACCCTGTCGGGCACCGAGGCCATCCGCGACCGCTGGAAGCGGGGCGTGGCCCTGGTGGAGAACCTGATGGGGGATGCCGTCGGAAAGCTGTACGTGCAGAAGCACTTTCCGCCGGCCGCCAAGGCGCGGATGGATGAGTTGGTGGCCAACCTGCGGGAGGCCTACCGGGTCAGCATCACCAACCTGGACTGGATGACCCCGGAAACCCGGCAGCGCGCCCTGGCCAAGCTGGACAAGTTCACCCCGAAGATCGGCTACCCGGCCCGCTGGCGCGACTACTCGGCCCTGGTGATCGACCGCGCCGACCTGTACGGCAACTACCAGCGTGGCTACGCCGTCGAATACGACCGCGAGCTGGCCAAGCTCGGCGGCCCGGTGGACCGGGACGAGTGGTTCATGACCCCGCAGACGGTGAACGCCTACTACAACCCGGGGATGAACGAGATCGTCTTCCCGGCGGCCATCCTGCAGCCGCCGTTCTTCGACGCCGAGGCCGACGACGCCGCCAACTACGGCGGGATCGGCGCGGTCATCGGGCACGAGATCGGGCACGGTTTCGACGATCAGGGCGCCAAGTACGACGGTGACGGCAACCTGGTGGACTGGTGGACCGACGCGGACCGGGCCGAGTTCGGCCTGCGCACAAAGGCTTTGATCGAGCAGTACGAGGCATTCAGCCCCCGGGCGCTGGACGCGGGCCACCACGTGAACGGGGCGTTCACGGTCGGCGAGAACATCGGCGATCTGGGCGGGTTGTCCATCGCCTTGCTGGCGTATGAACTCTCCCTGGACGGCAAAGAAGCTCCGGTGATCGACGGCCTGACCGGGGTGCAGCGGGTGCTGTTCGGCTGGGCGCAGGTGTGGCGCACCAAATCCCGTGAGGCCGAGGCCATCCGCCGGCTGGCCACCGACCCGCACTCACCACCGGAGTTCCGCTGCAACGGCGTGGTGCGCAATATCGACGCGTTCTACGACGCGTTCCAGGTGGCCGAGTCCGACGAGCTGTACCTGGATCCCGATCAGCGCGTGCGCATCTGGAACTAG